Proteins from a single region of Sesamum indicum cultivar Zhongzhi No. 13 linkage group LG5, S_indicum_v1.0, whole genome shotgun sequence:
- the LOC105161362 gene encoding heavy metal-associated isoprenylated plant protein 3 isoform X2 — MRWAPDDFIKNSALYIPAIASIFSLQTICTSYPKKTNQFLRETGLMGEKVETKNEAEKKAEEGGEKAAADGGAKTDEGPITVVLKLDLHCEGCAKKVRRSVSHFEGVEKVKAECEAKRLTVTGNLDPAWLRERVETKTKKKVELISPHPPKDGGGGGAADTKAEEKPEKKIAEEKKAPDDSEKPKEAAVSTVVMKIKLHCDGCANKIKRVILKNVNGANRVTTDLEKHLVTVIGTMDTNKLTTYLKEKLKRGVEIVPPKKDDHASNQNVKEVGGGEKEKGGSGGGAGEEKKDKEGGKSGGGGDEKKEGGGNKKDDESKRDGGGEGSKGNEGTKVEVNKMEYNSFNPHTYYAMPMYNQTYANQDYVHVPMYHHQGYPNTGYVVQYAHGPPPPPPTYLNMNDNTNDHMFSDENPNGCFIM; from the exons ATGAGGTGGGCCCCAGATGACTTCATCAAAAACTCTGCTCTATATATCCCGGCGATTGCCTCCATTTTCTCCCTTCAAACAATTTGCACTTCCTATCCTAAGAAAACAAACCAGTTCTTGAGAGAAACAGGCTTAATGGGAGAG aaaGTTGAGACTAAGAATGAAGCAGAGAAGAAGGCGGAGGAAGGCGGCGAGAAGGCGGCAGCGGACGGCGGTGCAAAAACAGACGAAGGGCCAATCACGGTGGTGCTGAAGCTCGACTTGCATTGCGAAGGCTGTGCCAAGAAAGTCAGACGCTCCGTCAGCCATTTCGAAG GTGTTGAGAAAGTGAAGGCTGAATGCGAGGCCAAGAGATTGACTGTGACGGGGAATCTGGACCCCGCTTGGCTCCGGGAGAGAGTTGAAACCAAGACCAAGAAGAAGGTGGAGCTCATCTCCCCTCACCCCCCAAAGGACGGCGGAGGTGGTGGCGCCGCCGACACGAAGGCCGAGGAGAAGCcggaaaagaaaattgcagaGGAAAAGAAGGCGCCCGATGACAGTGAGAAACCCAAGGAG GCTGCGGTTAGCACTGTGGTGATGAAAATCAAGCTGCACTGTGACGGATGCGCAAATAAGATAAAGCGTGTCATATTAAAGAACGTTAATG GGGCTAACAGGGTGACGACGGATTTAGAAAAACATTTGGTCACGGTGATTGGAACAATGGACACGAACAAACTCACCACGTACTTGAAAGAAAAGCTGAAAAGAGGTGTAGAGATTGTTCCTCCCAAGAAAGACGACCACGCTTCAAACCAGAACGTCAAAGAAGTAGGCGGAGGCGAGAAAGAGAAAGGCGGCAGTGGTGGTGGTGCTggagaggagaaaaaagacaaagaaGGCGGCAAAAGTGGTGGCGGTGGTGATGAAAAGAAAGAGGGTGGCGGTAACAAAAAGGACGACGAATCAAAACGTGACGGTGGCGGAGAGGGAAGCAAAGGGAACGAAGGAACGAAAGTTGAAGTGAACAAGATGGAGTACAATAGTTTCAATCCGCACACATACTATGCGATGCCCATGTACAATCAAACCTATGCCAATCAAGACTATGTTCATGTGCCCATGTATCATCATCAAGGTTATCCGAATACGGGGTACGTGGTGCAGTACGCACACGGACCTCCTCCGCCACCTCCGACGTACTTAAATATGAACGATAATACCAACGATCATATGTTTAGCGACGAGAATCCTAACGGATGTTTTATTATGTAA
- the LOC105161362 gene encoding heavy metal-associated isoprenylated plant protein 3 isoform X1: MGEVINFLQKVETKNEAEKKAEEGGEKAAADGGAKTDEGPITVVLKLDLHCEGCAKKVRRSVSHFEGVEKVKAECEAKRLTVTGNLDPAWLRERVETKTKKKVELISPHPPKDGGGGGAADTKAEEKPEKKIAEEKKAPDDSEKPKEAAVSTVVMKIKLHCDGCANKIKRVILKNVNGANRVTTDLEKHLVTVIGTMDTNKLTTYLKEKLKRGVEIVPPKKDDHASNQNVKEVGGGEKEKGGSGGGAGEEKKDKEGGKSGGGGDEKKEGGGNKKDDESKRDGGGEGSKGNEGTKVEVNKMEYNSFNPHTYYAMPMYNQTYANQDYVHVPMYHHQGYPNTGYVVQYAHGPPPPPPTYLNMNDNTNDHMFSDENPNGCFIM; the protein is encoded by the exons ATGGGAGAGGTAATTAATTTCCTTCAG aaaGTTGAGACTAAGAATGAAGCAGAGAAGAAGGCGGAGGAAGGCGGCGAGAAGGCGGCAGCGGACGGCGGTGCAAAAACAGACGAAGGGCCAATCACGGTGGTGCTGAAGCTCGACTTGCATTGCGAAGGCTGTGCCAAGAAAGTCAGACGCTCCGTCAGCCATTTCGAAG GTGTTGAGAAAGTGAAGGCTGAATGCGAGGCCAAGAGATTGACTGTGACGGGGAATCTGGACCCCGCTTGGCTCCGGGAGAGAGTTGAAACCAAGACCAAGAAGAAGGTGGAGCTCATCTCCCCTCACCCCCCAAAGGACGGCGGAGGTGGTGGCGCCGCCGACACGAAGGCCGAGGAGAAGCcggaaaagaaaattgcagaGGAAAAGAAGGCGCCCGATGACAGTGAGAAACCCAAGGAG GCTGCGGTTAGCACTGTGGTGATGAAAATCAAGCTGCACTGTGACGGATGCGCAAATAAGATAAAGCGTGTCATATTAAAGAACGTTAATG GGGCTAACAGGGTGACGACGGATTTAGAAAAACATTTGGTCACGGTGATTGGAACAATGGACACGAACAAACTCACCACGTACTTGAAAGAAAAGCTGAAAAGAGGTGTAGAGATTGTTCCTCCCAAGAAAGACGACCACGCTTCAAACCAGAACGTCAAAGAAGTAGGCGGAGGCGAGAAAGAGAAAGGCGGCAGTGGTGGTGGTGCTggagaggagaaaaaagacaaagaaGGCGGCAAAAGTGGTGGCGGTGGTGATGAAAAGAAAGAGGGTGGCGGTAACAAAAAGGACGACGAATCAAAACGTGACGGTGGCGGAGAGGGAAGCAAAGGGAACGAAGGAACGAAAGTTGAAGTGAACAAGATGGAGTACAATAGTTTCAATCCGCACACATACTATGCGATGCCCATGTACAATCAAACCTATGCCAATCAAGACTATGTTCATGTGCCCATGTATCATCATCAAGGTTATCCGAATACGGGGTACGTGGTGCAGTACGCACACGGACCTCCTCCGCCACCTCCGACGTACTTAAATATGAACGATAATACCAACGATCATATGTTTAGCGACGAGAATCCTAACGGATGTTTTATTATGTAA
- the LOC105161361 gene encoding zinc finger protein 593 codes for MGGKCPHRSVKKRRYSHKTARRTKFLVKGDDAVYDELHKGEGERKQLPVDEDLPGMGQYYCLHCDRYFASVAVRDEHFKTKRHRKRLKQMMGPAPHTQLDAELAAGMGMPDNGPKLMSM; via the exons ATGGGTGGAAAGTGCCCTCACAGGAGCGTGAAGAAGCGCCGCTACTCTCACAAAACCGCTCGCCGCACGAAATTTCTTGTCAAGG GCGACGACGCTGTTTATGATGAGCTTCACAAAGGGGAGGGAGAAAGGAAGCAATTGCCAGTAGATGAAGATCTTCCGGGGATGGGCCAGTATTACTGTTTACACTGCGA TCGGTATTTTGCTAGTGTGGCGGTGAGAGATGAGCATTTCAAGACCAAGCGACACAGGAAGCG TTTGAAGCAAATGATGGGGCCTGCTCCTCACACCCAACTTGATGCTGAATTGGCCGCTGGGATGGGGATGCCAGACAATGGTCCAAAGTTGATGTCAATGTGA